The genomic region aaaggaaaaacattaatGAAAATAGGAGTCAGTGATGCAACATTTTGTTGCTTCCTGCAAAAGCACCTATTTGGTGATAATTGCATCATATAAAATTTAGAAGATTAAAAATGAGTTGTTTACCAAATGCATTTTTTACTCTGTTAAATTGTGGAGTTTTGTATGCATGAAGCATGTAGCAGCATGTGGGTAGAATGTATGTCTAAGCAGTTTGCATCATATATTCTAAAGTAGATAAATATGTCAACTTTTATTTAGTCTTAAGTTCTTTCTAACTTCTGAGAGGATAGTGGAGCTGTGGCTTTCCTGAGAGTCTGTCCCTTAAAGCTCTGCTTACATGGGGTCTTGCCAAAATTAACTTAAAGAGTAGAATTATGATAatatttggtggttttttttctcccttccttattTTTGGGCTGCATCCATAACATATACAGTATGGAAAAATAGAACTGAAAAAAGTTGTATTTCCATTTCTGTTCATGGCTTGCATTGCAAACAGATAACATGCATACCTCAGAGATACTGCAGTTTTGCTTCCAGATCACCACAATAAAGCAAACatcacaataaagtgagtcacatgcctaatttcaatattgttgtgttttGGAATAGGAAGaccaaaggagagggagagagatgggggaatggccggtcagtggagcagtcagaacacatgcaacatttattgattaagtttgcTGTTTTCTATGGGTGTGGTTTGGGGCACctcaaaataattacaatagtatctttaataaaataaggaagaagttTGAAATATTGAGAAAATTAGCAAAATATGACAAAGACATGTGAGAACATGTTGGAAAAATGGTGTCGGTAGACTTGCTCGacacagggttgccacaaaccttcaatttataAAAAACACAATATCTACAAAGTGCAGTGAAGCAAAGTGCAATAAAAGAAGGTATGCCTGTACAAGATTGAACTTTGTGGGCCTCATTTTTTGCCTATGTAAAAGGAAAGCAATACTACTTTCTTCCTCACAGaggttttcaaaaacaaaacactccaaAATGAAACCCTGTAAGTTGTTAGaggttttcttcattttgttataaaaaaattaaacttcacTCTCCTTTGTTGGTGTACATGAAAAGTTAATGACATTTAACTTAGCTTATTCTCCTTTGTCATTAATTAACATTTAATCATTCAGCAATCTCATTTATCCAGATGCCAAGCCACCAAAGCTCAGATAACTAGAATTTTTCAAGTACTGCATTCtgacatacattttaaaaaattctttatgatGAACTTAAACATAAGAACATTTCAATATATTCGAAACTGAGCAAAAATATTGTGTATGAAGCCGACTTTGtggatattttaaatatttaaataaatataatataaatattttaaaaattattaattaaaaattaaatatattttaaacttaaCATGATAATAACAAAACCTACCCCCACTTTTTGCATTCACTACCCACTGACTATATTTATTCCCCATGACAAATAACTCTCTTGTAGCAGTAAGaacagtcaagcaaaatcaaacaaaaaacaacacgTTGTTCATGTCCTGCACATGTATTGACATAGTAGAATTCACAATGGTGATTATGAGGTATTAAACCCTACAGTGTCTTCTTAATCAAATATTAAATTGTGTTTAGCATATTTTTAGTAATTGTTATAATTCTTTTGCAAATTGTGAATTACAGGATACATACATTAACATTTAGTTTACTAGGATACCAAATTCCCCCCTACAGTCTGGATAAATGGGATTTTACTGTCCTTTGGGTAAAatagttgctttttaaaatgaaaaatgaagttaCAAATTATAAAGTTTTGTTTGATTTATGTGTAAAGAAGAATTTCATAAATATTGTTTTAGGTACCATTCAGATTCAAAAACGTCAGGAGCTAGTCAGAAAGATACATGCTGAAGAATTGAATGGTGTGAAGGATTATCTTTACCAATGTCAGCAAGAACAAGGGTCTTCTGGTGATAAGGTGGGTATTAATGTTTCCTTACATTTAGTAGTTCATTAGATAAAACCTTTGAAAGTACAACTGGTTTTGTGTACAGCTGCTCCCCAAGGTTCTTCGCTTAGGCCTTCTTGTGGGCCAAGATAAGTGATTGGCTCTTCTGAGTTCTCAACAAAGATGTGAGATGTCTGTCCGTAATATCTTCTAGCTGTGGAAAACTTCTCTTGGTTATGTAGCAAACTTCTTGAGGTGTTCCTCAAGCAGAAACACTTTTTCTCACAAAGGAAGTTAACTGGCTATAAGCCCTTTGCTTCTAGAGTTAGCAGTAGTTGTTAATTAAGCAGATACAGTAGCCAACTGTGCCCATGCTGCTCCTTCAGCATTTGGGGATTTCTTCCTTTGTCATCTAATGTTAAAGGAATCTGGTAGTGGTAGAGTAGAACCAGCAgaggcaacaacaacaaatggattAGTGTGTGAAAGTGACTTGTTGACATACAATTTATATGTTGTTTTAACAACCACAAAGAGGCAGGGCTTATTCTGGGcatttgggacttttttttttttcatttcttcacacGTATACCTTCCCACCTCAGCGCAGTTAAAATTAAGTGAGGAAAGTTAGTAATGATAAGGTTTCTGTACTAATACATTAAAATGTTAGGAGTTGGAATATGTCCTGCCAAGAGATTTTGTTTAGGTAGGAACTATGATAGTTTTGAAGAGCCTTCTTTAATAATAAACCAATAAATGCCATGTGAATAGTAATCATTGGAAGGATTATTCATTATATATCTAGACTTATATTATAAAATTCTTATACTTGTATAGCATGTGGCAAAAGCAAATGTTGCTTAGAGATATTTTTCTATATAATGCTTGCTGTGCACACATAAATAACAAAGGTAACAGTTTTTTATATTATCATTGGATAAAACAATATCGAAgtctttctttaaaaacttttttttttcttttttaagtcacTGAGAGAAAATCTTGCATCATGTTTGAAGCTTACTGAGGTAGAGAAGATAGCCTTTGAAACACAGAAGAAAAGCCTTGCTACAGAAAACCAGCATTTAAGAATGTctctggaaaaggaagaaaaagctttttccTCCTTACTGgaagagttgaggaaactaagggaacAGATTCGGAATTTGGAAGATAAAGAAACAAGTACTGAATTGATAGTTTCTGAAAATCAAAAACTTAAACagcatttagaaaaagaaaagcaaaagactaaTAGCTTTCTCAGTCAGAAGGAGACCCTCTTGGCAGAAGCACAGATGCTAAGGAAGGAACTAGAAAAAGAACGACAAACAACCATTGCCTTAAGGGAAGAACTGGATCTTTTAAGCAGTAAGCAGTCATCAGGTGATGCAGATTCTCCCAATACACTGACtgaaaataaggaaatagaaatttTACGAGGAAGATTAACAGAGTTGGAATGGAAGCTAAACTTTGAACAACAGCGATCGGATTTGTGGGAAAGATTATATGTTGAAGCAAAAGATCAAAGTGGAAGacaagaaaacagtgaaaaaaataaaggtagCAAGGGAACTAACAAGGCTAAGAAGTCTAAAGATACCTTGTTTGGTTCAGTTAAGGAAACTTTTGATGCCATGAAGAATTCAACAAAGGAGTTTGTAAGGCACCATAAAGAAAAGATTAAACAGGCTAAAGAAGCTGTTAAGGAAAACTTGAAAAAATTTTCAGATTCTGTTAAGTCTACCTTTAGCCATTTCAAAGATACCACCAAAAATATCTTTGatgaaaaagggaataaaaaattTGGAGATAAAAGAGATGAAGCTactaaaaaagcaaaaactgttTATCGTGAATATTTGCATCCTCAACCTAGACCACCTTCAAAAAACACATATAAAAGCCCCAGCATGGCAAGAtctggaagaaaacaaaagtcaGTTCAGTTTGAAACATCTGGGAAGAACACAAATTCACAAAAATGTAGCACAAGCCAAGACTCGATAAGAAattaccactttttaaaaaaccctccTGATTTGTTTGAATGTGGTCATCAGGAAAAGCTGTCAGTTCAGTTTGAAACATTTGGTAAAAACACAGACTCCCAGAAAGGCACCACTGATAAAGACTGTGTGAAAAATTATCACCGTCTGACAAAAGGCTGTTCCAGTGTTTTTGAATGTGCTCATCAGGAATCGATTAGCCTTTTCAACAGAGTATTAGACCCTGTAAGAATAGATGAATTTAATAAGTTAATGCAAAGATATGTGCAGCAAGAAGTAAATGACTTCCATCACTGGGGAGAACTTCAGCAATTCATCAATAAGTTTTTCCATAACAGTGTCTTTATTCATGATCAGATGTTGTTCACTGACTTTGTTAATGATGTTAAAGATTATCTTGAAGACATGAAGGAATATCAAGTAGATAATCATGGAGTGTTTGAGGATTTGGATGACTATATATATAGACATTTCTTTGGTGACACATTTTCCCCTCAGTATGGACCCAGGTTGGTTTCTATAGTACAATATGATTGGAATAGCTTTTAAATATTACAGATAGCTACAGATTAtcgaaattatttttataatagtgaaaaattgaaaagagcaagtttttttttttctactagaTGGGAATTTTCCCAGGTAGTTCCAGGTTGAATTACGGACACAAAAAATAttctgtcttaaaaaaaaaattgtcaaaaatgAATAAtcttaaaatctatttttctccttttctctcatatataaatttttattagcATATTTCTTAGTCTTTAAATCCATCCAGAAACTTATATATAGAATGGTATTTTGAAAATACTTATTTTGACTGCTAAAAGTTCTAAGTTTAAGATATAGCTTATAGAAATCTGACCCTGGTTTTTTTAGTCACGCTGTATATACTATGATGCCTCCCTTGTCTTTTGTCAAAACAGTAACATTTTTCTGCTTTTCATTTccactggtaaaaaaaaatacaccctCTTCACTGAAAACCCTTAATTTTGGATATATGTATTAGAATGAAAACTGAATAAGAGGGTATAGATGGTTCAAGTTTCTCATCCCAAAAGGAGAAGCTGCCATTCAGGCTTTCAGCAGtatcctctctgtttctgttatttcacatttataagtattttggaaatgaaaaatggaaagatttgagACCTATCAGATGAGGCCTTAATAATAGAGATTATTAGAGaccttttcttttctgtgtgtATTTCCTTCAGTGTGGCTTCTTCACCAAAAAGAAGGAAGCTTAAGTTTCCCCTAAGTAGCccagtatttttttatttaactttgtAATGGATTGAGGATATTCATGTTGTAGTATCATCCCAtgattattttacatttcttaaCCATAATGCCTGTGATTAATTTTTGAAATATGAATTTCAAGGTATACATGCTATTACAACAAAATGACTAGTTCTCAATTTAAGTTCATATGTTTCTATAGTCATTTTCAGTTCAGTGATTTAACTATCATTTAAAGCTACACATATACAGTAAAACATTGAGAATTTTGCATAATTACAGTAGATTGGGTCATGTAACTACCAATGAAGACAGAATTTGCTAAATATGTTATGTAAAGGAGATTTCAATGAATGCTTAAGTACTTTAAAAGCAAATAATTAGATATAAACAGCTGATAGACTATGTTATTCTaatctattaaaaaaatttcccTAAGGAACTCTGAAGAGACAAAACTTTGCCTTCTTCCAATCTTTATATTGTTGACAAACAGTTATAAACATCTTCTGTATGCCTAGCACCTTAGGTTGCACAAGAACACATGGACTTGTCCATTAAGGAGCAGATTcttcctgttgttttttttttatttaaatttatttatttaacatatttggttttcagcattgattttcacaacagtttgaattacaaattttctccccatttccaccctcccccccactccaagatggcatatattctggttgccctgttccccagtcagccctcccctctatcacccccttcccctctcatccccttttcccttcctttcttgtagggcaagataaatttctacgccccattgcctgtgtatcttattttttagttgcatacaaaaacttttttttttttgtttttgaacatctgtttttaaaactttgagttccaaattctctcccctcttcccttcccacccaccctccccaagaagtcgagcaattcagcCTAGGCcacccatgtatcattatgtataacccttccccaatactcctgctgtgaaaggctaactacattttgctccctcccaacccatcctgctttattgaattttctcccttgaccctgtcccccttccaaagtgtttgttttgattacctccacccccatctgccctcccctccatcatccccccccctttattttttttttatcttcttccctcttctttcctgtggggtaagacacccaactgagtatgtatggtattccctcctcaggccaaatccgatgagagcaaggttcactcattcccccctcacctgccctctcccctcctcccacagaactgcttcctcttgccacttttatgcgagacaatccaccccattctatctctccctatctccctctctcagtatgttgctctctcatcccttaatttcattttattttttagatatcttagatatcttcatcttcaactcaccctgtgtctgctctctctcttttacatatatatatatacacacacatacatagacacacatatacacatagatatatacatatatacacattcacttaagGAGCAGATTCTTAAAGCAGAAATATGGTGAGGGTTGTTTTGTGGAAGGTTCACAGTGCTTCGAGACTCAAGGCAGGTAGAAGAGTTTTTAGGCTATCATGGTAATCCAGGCACAAAATATTCTTCCCACTAATAAAACTGtaattcttttaagaattttaGTAAAGAAAATTTAGTAAAATTACTAAATTTTAATGTATCCTTTTTAAGATTTAGCTCTTTAAaaattggttgtttttgtttttaatattactGTAGCCTTTCAATATGTTCTTCCCCCCTTCACACCCAGTGAAATAGctccttttaacaaagaatatgGCGGGGAGGGGAAGCAATTCAGTAAAACTTACACATCACCCTAATTTGTCTGTAGATGCAACGTTGTGCTCCCATAGTTCCTCACCTCTTTAAGTAAGAGAGGGAGCTGCATTTTCTCATCACTTTTCTGGGGCTAAGTATGGTCATTTGTTGAAGATTTTTAACTaagattttccctttttatttttttttaatgaaatcctCATTTAAGCCAAGAAGACACAATAGAAAGATTACCTTAAATAGAtggcttttctatttttaatcattCATATATGCAGAATTCATGCTGTGGAGATTCTGATGACTATATGTATGGAGGGGACAAGAAGGTTAAAGGAATGGTATTAGAAAAATATTCATGAAGAAATACACTTAATATACTGTAAAACTGGGTATTTcagggataattttttttaaagttcttcagcCACTTATTGACTTTAGTAAAGTTTTTTCAGAGGGTTGTTTAAAATTTAATggagaaaaatctttattttctttccctaattttaaaggaatttttttctaacatagaaaaaaatgtgtttaCTGCTTTCAGTCGCCCTGATAAAAAGCATCGTATGGTTAATATTGAAAACTCCAGGCATCGAAAACAAGAGCAGAAGTACCCTCAGCCACAGCATTATAAGAGGGAAGGTAAATGGCATAAACATGGTCGAAGTAATGGAAGACACACGGCAAATCTTGAAATAGAATTGGGGCAGTTACCTTTTGACCCAAAATATTGAACATGATTAAGTAAATTAGATAACTTTAAGAGAATTGTAGATGTTCTCTACTCTGTTCAGTATTGAAAACTAAACCTGAAGTTACCAAGAAGTCAATGTCTTTCATCTCTAATTATCAGTTTGGTGAATTTTACACTTTTAACTCAAAAGCATCCGTCAAAGCTTACTAACTTGCATTTTCTTTGTAGTTTAGCTCTCTGCTGAATACTTTTTGGCAATGGAAATAAGTTTGGTTGTAGTTTTACCATTAGGGAAGCCAGGCATGCAATAGGTTTTGTGCATGAAATGAAGTTTCCTCTTGTTTTAAGGTAAGACAAGCTCAAGTCGTATATGACAAAGTATAATTAACACTGATGTTTGTGTTAAATTTGGTGTTGAGCTGCCTTGGAAAAAATACATTGTGATGGAATTTCACCTCTGTTAATGTTTTATAAACttgtttcttgtcttttctttgggTTCAAGAGCCCACTGACTTGTGAAGAATTTGCTGCCTTCTTAATGAGCTGGCTGACTTGTTCATTTGTGAAATTTCTTGCACatctgaatattgtggaaggaaaaataaaactacaccatggggaaaaaaaaggtctTTATTGACAATGTAGCATTGTTAAGTATGTGATTTTACTCTTGTTCTAAGAAAATGTCTTCGATTAATCCTTCCTCTAAAGGGGGATCATACAGTGTCACTTGGTAAAGAGTTGCTCATGGTAATTGTTGTTTGCTATTTCCGTAAAACttgcccaatttttaaaaaaattaaaaagttttaataTTTTCACAAGTAAATATAATTTCTCCAAGAAAGACATAGTACAGTTTCAACTCTCATCTTCAGCTGACTTTTAATTTTTACTTCctttcataaatatatatgtggcTTCCAGTTCGGCCCTCAGGCAAGTGAGTGTGGAAGATAATAGCAGTTCTCTTGTAGCTGTTTGTAATTAGAAAGGTCTTTATTT from Trichosurus vulpecula isolate mTriVul1 chromosome 8, mTriVul1.pri, whole genome shotgun sequence harbors:
- the CCPG1 gene encoding cell cycle progression protein 1 isoform X2; this translates as MSENSSDSDSSCGWTVINHEGSDIETVNSENSVTNESPEFASEEYTALVQEENQEQPLDQEGYSEGGTVLMGETTYPALEEANSVLETEREKSPDDNVYFGAISDDSDIVTLEPPKLEEIGAQEEVIIVKDIQGPEDFNLGSSSSSQYTFCQPDTVFPSRPTDDESSSDETSHQPSPAMRRRRARKKTISCSESEDRPPNEHESDSPKEQVHQRHFSSSLNKCIILALVIAVSMGFGHFYGTIQIQKRQELVRKIHAEELNGVKDYLYQCQQEQGSSGDKSLRENLASCLKLTEVEKIAFETQKKSLATENQHLRMSLEKEEKAFSSLLEELRKLREQIRNLEDKETSTELIVSENQKLKQHLEKEKQKTNSFLSQKETLLAEAQMLRKELEKERQTTIALREELDLLSSKQSSGDADSPNTLTENKEIEILRGRLTELEWKLNFEQQRSDLWERLYVEAKDQSGRQENSEKNKGSKGTNKAKKSKDTLFGSVKETFDAMKNSTKEFVRHHKEKIKQAKEAVKENLKKFSDSVKSTFSHFKDTTKNIFDEKGNKKFGDKRDEATKKAKTVYREYLHPQPRPPSKNTYKSPSMARSGRKQKSVQFETSGKNTNSQKCSTSQDSIRNYHFLKNPPDLFECGHQEKLSVQFETFGKNTDSQKGTTDKDCVKNYHRLTKGCSSVFECAHQESISLFNRVLDPVRIDEFNKLMQRYVQQEVNDFHHWGELQQFINKFFHNSVFIHDQMLFTDFVNDVKDYLEDMKEYQVDNHGVFEDLDDYIYRHFFGDTFSPQYGPSRPDKKHRMVNIENSRHRKQEQKYPQPQHYKREGKWHKHGRSNGRHTANLEIELGQLPFDPKY
- the CCPG1 gene encoding cell cycle progression protein 1 isoform X1 — its product is MSENSSDSDSSCGWTVINHEGSDIETVNSENSVTNESPEFASEEYTALVQEENQEQPLDQEGYSEGGTVLMGETTYPALEEANSVLETEREKSPDDNVYFGAISDDSDIVTLEPPKLEEIGAQEEVIIVKDIQGPEDFNLGSSSSSQYTFCQPDTVFPSRPTDDESSSDETSHQPSPAMRRRRARKKTISCSESEDRPPNEHESDSPKEQVHQRHFSSSLNKCIILALVIAVSMGFGHFYGKPAGTIQIQKRQELVRKIHAEELNGVKDYLYQCQQEQGSSGDKSLRENLASCLKLTEVEKIAFETQKKSLATENQHLRMSLEKEEKAFSSLLEELRKLREQIRNLEDKETSTELIVSENQKLKQHLEKEKQKTNSFLSQKETLLAEAQMLRKELEKERQTTIALREELDLLSSKQSSGDADSPNTLTENKEIEILRGRLTELEWKLNFEQQRSDLWERLYVEAKDQSGRQENSEKNKGSKGTNKAKKSKDTLFGSVKETFDAMKNSTKEFVRHHKEKIKQAKEAVKENLKKFSDSVKSTFSHFKDTTKNIFDEKGNKKFGDKRDEATKKAKTVYREYLHPQPRPPSKNTYKSPSMARSGRKQKSVQFETSGKNTNSQKCSTSQDSIRNYHFLKNPPDLFECGHQEKLSVQFETFGKNTDSQKGTTDKDCVKNYHRLTKGCSSVFECAHQESISLFNRVLDPVRIDEFNKLMQRYVQQEVNDFHHWGELQQFINKFFHNSVFIHDQMLFTDFVNDVKDYLEDMKEYQVDNHGVFEDLDDYIYRHFFGDTFSPQYGPSRPDKKHRMVNIENSRHRKQEQKYPQPQHYKREGKWHKHGRSNGRHTANLEIELGQLPFDPKY